In Fodinibius saliphilus, a genomic segment contains:
- a CDS encoding nucleotide sugar dehydrogenase, with amino-acid sequence MKTIQKSRNLYNDVDVKEIEKTARLQDNFVIKIENKTAQIGIIGLGYVGLPLLWTFHEVGFPVTGFDIDEVKIEALEQGQPYIKHLGYDMMEKLAASNKCSATQKFTGLSSMDAIIMCVPTPLNAYREPDMQYVEKTTKTIAEHLQPGQLIVLESTSYPGTTDELIIPILEDVSGLKSGQDFFVAYSPEREDPGNPNFNTAKIPKVVGADGPEALHIATELYDTVIVETVPVSDNKTAEAVKLTENIFRSVNIALVNELKIIFQEMGIDVHEVLDAAETKPFGFMKFTPGPGLGGHCIPIDPFYLTWKAREYEKYTRFIELAGEINTSMPHYVVDRTIKALNAHKKAMNGSKVLVIGLAYKPDVDDLRESPTFKLMDLLEEYGANVSYYDHYIPEIWETREHDQWTGLQTVAWEKESVSSFDAVIISTDHSDIDYQELADWSDIIVDTRNAMKGIQAKSVNQIWKA; translated from the coding sequence ATGAAGACTATTCAAAAATCGCGAAATTTATACAATGATGTTGATGTAAAGGAGATAGAAAAAACTGCGAGGTTACAGGATAACTTTGTGATCAAGATTGAAAATAAAACAGCTCAAATAGGGATTATTGGTTTAGGCTATGTGGGATTACCGCTGTTGTGGACATTCCATGAGGTAGGATTTCCAGTGACAGGATTTGATATTGATGAAGTAAAAATAGAGGCCTTAGAACAAGGTCAACCCTATATTAAGCATTTGGGCTATGATATGATGGAAAAGCTAGCTGCATCAAATAAATGCTCTGCTACCCAGAAATTTACCGGTTTATCCTCGATGGATGCTATCATTATGTGTGTGCCTACTCCGTTGAATGCCTATCGTGAACCTGACATGCAATACGTTGAAAAAACAACAAAAACAATTGCAGAGCACTTGCAACCGGGTCAGCTGATAGTATTAGAGTCTACCTCGTATCCGGGAACAACTGATGAACTGATTATTCCTATTTTAGAAGATGTATCAGGGTTAAAATCGGGGCAAGATTTTTTTGTGGCTTATAGTCCTGAAAGAGAAGATCCAGGCAATCCTAATTTTAACACTGCTAAAATTCCAAAAGTTGTTGGTGCAGACGGTCCCGAAGCATTGCATATTGCAACAGAACTGTATGATACAGTAATTGTTGAGACTGTACCTGTATCCGATAATAAAACCGCTGAAGCGGTTAAATTAACAGAAAATATCTTTCGATCAGTAAACATAGCGCTTGTAAATGAACTAAAAATCATTTTCCAGGAGATGGGGATTGATGTGCATGAAGTATTGGATGCTGCCGAAACTAAGCCATTTGGCTTTATGAAGTTCACTCCCGGGCCAGGCCTTGGTGGTCACTGTATACCTATAGACCCGTTTTATTTGACATGGAAAGCACGGGAATACGAGAAGTATACTCGTTTTATTGAATTAGCTGGAGAAATTAATACATCAATGCCGCATTATGTTGTTGACCGGACAATAAAAGCATTAAATGCTCATAAAAAGGCGATGAATGGTAGTAAGGTGTTAGTAATAGGACTAGCTTATAAACCGGATGTTGATGATCTGAGAGAGTCGCCTACATTTAAGCTAATGGATCTGCTTGAAGAGTACGGGGCTAATGTATCGTATTATGATCATTATATTCCTGAAATATGGGAGACGCGCGAACACGACCAATGGACAGGGTTACAAACGGTGGCATGGGAAAAAGAGAGTGTTTCTAGCTTCGATGCAGTCATTATCTCAACAGATCATTCCGATATTGATTACCAAGAATTAGCCGACTGGAGTGATATTATTGTGGATACTCGCAATGCAATGAAGGGGATTCAGGCTAAGTCGGTTAATCAAATTTGGAAAGCGTAA
- the wecB gene encoding non-hydrolyzing UDP-N-acetylglucosamine 2-epimerase → MKNLVIVVGTRPNFIKITQFKKVAERDFPGTFKITIVHTGQHYDDKMANVFFQQFELEIDYFLDIPAVSPNTQMAEVMLRLEPVIKECDTDMLLVTGDVNSTFAAALTANKMDIPLGHIESGLRSRDRSMPEEINRILTDEISDYLFITEQSGIDNLRDEGKPEKQLFFVGNTMIDTMVAFEDKIESSPVMEKLGLENGSFVLMTMHRPATVDHEVELIKLIQLIEGIASTDKLVFPIHPRTVHNLKKFNLHNQLEGNKNVLLTDPLDYFAFQKLIARCKYILTDSGGIQEESTFRRVPCLTLRPNTERPSTVELGTNTLVPFELDIIRGYISDIEKGDYKLGNIPPKWDGHTTYRILEILKHQLAAKSLSGCSNTTPKPQKV, encoded by the coding sequence ATGAAGAATTTAGTAATTGTAGTAGGGACGCGACCTAACTTCATTAAAATAACCCAATTTAAAAAAGTAGCCGAACGTGATTTTCCGGGTACTTTTAAGATTACAATTGTGCATACTGGACAGCACTATGATGATAAGATGGCAAATGTGTTTTTTCAGCAATTTGAGCTGGAGATTGACTATTTTCTTGATATACCAGCTGTATCACCTAATACTCAAATGGCTGAAGTAATGCTCCGACTAGAACCGGTTATCAAAGAATGTGATACTGATATGCTATTAGTTACGGGGGATGTCAATTCTACTTTTGCAGCAGCGTTAACAGCAAACAAGATGGATATTCCGCTTGGGCATATTGAAAGCGGGTTACGGAGCAGAGATCGGTCCATGCCAGAAGAGATCAACCGTATTCTGACGGATGAAATATCAGACTACCTGTTTATTACCGAACAAAGCGGAATTGATAACCTGCGAGATGAAGGAAAACCAGAAAAACAGCTTTTCTTTGTCGGTAACACCATGATCGATACCATGGTTGCTTTCGAGGATAAGATTGAATCTTCTCCTGTTATGGAAAAGCTTGGCTTAGAAAATGGTAGTTTTGTACTTATGACGATGCATCGACCGGCTACCGTGGATCATGAAGTAGAGCTTATAAAACTAATACAGTTGATTGAAGGAATTGCTTCTACCGATAAACTCGTTTTTCCCATTCATCCACGAACAGTACATAATCTCAAAAAATTTAATTTACACAATCAACTGGAAGGTAATAAGAATGTGTTACTTACAGATCCATTGGATTACTTTGCATTTCAAAAATTAATTGCTCGGTGCAAATACATCCTTACAGATAGTGGCGGGATTCAGGAAGAGTCAACATTTCGGCGGGTGCCTTGCCTTACTCTTCGTCCCAATACAGAGCGACCTTCAACCGTTGAGCTTGGGACTAATACGCTGGTTCCGTTTGAGCTCGATATAATACGAGGGTATATCAGCGATATTGAAAAAGGGGACTATAAGCTCGGAAATATCCCACCGAAATGGGATGGACATACAACTTACAGGATATTGGAAATACTTAAACACCAACTAGCTGCTAAATCTTTATCAGGTTGTAGCAATACTACCCCAAAACCCCAAAAGGTGTAA
- a CDS encoding ABC transporter ATP-binding protein has protein sequence MTDIFKKIFYLLPKGDGYKVGVLFLMMLVAAFLEIGGIGMIPAFVAIVAVPDKVLEYDRLEPLFLYLNIQNSKDLLLYGSIALVLVFIVKSTYVLFYAYVESKFLFNRRYRMSNRLMKTYMHAPYSFHLDRNSAELVRNINGEISIIVNNVLYGLLRIGMNGVMTLTILAFLFYYDPLITVIVILLSGFGAGSFIFFTQNILKQYGQEQLEHRRKMLKAIYQGIHGLKDARVLNRESEFIKEFSTEALKDSILKTYTRFIKQVPRPVVEITAVLGMMTISILMVWEGRSMGAIITTLTLFAIAVVRLMPATQKISSMYSALQYNMASLDPVYNDLKLLEKKNQQFLEERRNATKADIINNIEIKDLSYSYPQSSEQAISKVSVTIPKGKAIAFVGESGAGKTTMVDLLLGLMEPTSGTISVDGKNIHENLSGWQQNIGYIPQSIYMADDTLRRNIAFGLPDHEIEDEKIYKAVESAQLGKLLQNLPEGLDAIIGEHGTRLSGGQRQRVGIARALYHNPGVLVMDEATAALDNITEKQVIRAIESLIGERTIIMIAHRLTTVMNCDQLYLMEGGRIVQEGTYEELVEKSSLFREMALEA, from the coding sequence ATGACTGATATTTTTAAAAAAATATTTTATCTGCTCCCTAAGGGAGATGGTTATAAGGTTGGGGTACTATTTCTAATGATGCTGGTTGCCGCTTTTCTTGAAATAGGGGGAATTGGTATGATACCGGCATTTGTCGCCATTGTAGCAGTTCCAGATAAAGTGTTAGAGTATGATCGGCTAGAACCATTATTTTTGTATTTAAATATCCAGAACTCCAAGGATCTTCTTTTATATGGTTCCATTGCTCTCGTATTAGTCTTTATTGTAAAAAGCACCTATGTCCTTTTTTATGCTTATGTAGAATCTAAGTTTCTATTTAATCGCAGGTACAGAATGAGTAATAGGTTGATGAAAACCTATATGCATGCGCCATACAGTTTTCATTTGGATAGAAATTCAGCTGAACTTGTCAGAAATATAAATGGAGAGATAAGTATTATAGTCAATAATGTTTTGTATGGTTTGCTGAGGATAGGCATGAATGGTGTAATGACTCTGACAATACTGGCCTTCCTTTTTTACTATGATCCCTTAATTACGGTGATTGTAATTTTGTTGTCAGGTTTTGGAGCTGGCTCATTTATCTTTTTCACTCAGAATATACTGAAACAATATGGACAAGAGCAGCTTGAACATCGGCGTAAGATGTTAAAAGCAATATATCAAGGGATACACGGGCTTAAAGATGCAAGAGTTTTAAACCGGGAAAGTGAATTTATTAAAGAGTTTAGTACAGAGGCACTTAAAGACTCAATTCTCAAAACCTACACCCGATTTATTAAACAAGTACCAAGACCAGTGGTAGAAATAACAGCTGTTTTAGGAATGATGACGATTTCTATACTGATGGTATGGGAGGGGCGTTCGATGGGGGCAATTATTACCACCTTGACGTTATTTGCAATAGCTGTAGTACGCTTAATGCCAGCCACTCAGAAGATCAGTTCAATGTATTCTGCCCTTCAATACAATATGGCTTCACTGGATCCTGTCTATAACGATTTGAAACTTCTTGAAAAAAAGAATCAGCAATTCCTTGAAGAACGAAGAAATGCGACAAAAGCTGATATTATAAATAATATTGAAATTAAGGATCTGAGTTATTCGTATCCTCAAAGTAGTGAACAAGCTATTAGTAAGGTTTCTGTAACAATTCCGAAAGGCAAGGCTATAGCATTTGTTGGAGAGTCCGGGGCCGGGAAAACAACGATGGTAGATCTACTGTTGGGGTTAATGGAGCCAACTTCGGGAACAATATCTGTAGATGGAAAAAATATACATGAAAACCTATCGGGCTGGCAGCAAAATATCGGATATATTCCACAATCTATCTACATGGCTGATGATACCCTTCGGCGAAATATTGCCTTTGGTTTGCCTGACCATGAGATAGAGGATGAGAAAATATACAAAGCAGTGGAATCAGCTCAGCTTGGTAAACTACTTCAAAACTTACCGGAAGGATTAGATGCGATTATTGGGGAACACGGTACTCGCTTATCCGGAGGACAACGGCAGCGAGTGGGTATAGCTCGGGCATTGTATCACAACCCGGGCGTACTTGTGATGGATGAGGCTACCGCAGCACTGGACAATATTACTGAAAAACAGGTTATCAGGGCAATTGAATCACTGATAGGGGAGCGAACAATCATTATGATTGCTCACCGGTTGACCACGGTTATGAACTGCGACCAACTCTATCTTATGGAGGGAGGTCGAATTGTTCAGGAAGGAACTTATGAAGAGTTGGTAGAGAAAAGTTCGCTATTTAGAGAAATGGCTTTGGAGGCCTAA
- a CDS encoding putative capsular polysaccharide synthesis family protein — MPHQFLYLKHRLFEFFGREPIIVYTMGKVGSSTVFHTFQKQYYLPLVYHVHHLTDRSYQRAVDRYQKNNLPISPKINLITFFKGNSSHMSASCILKKDQIINSNRKWNVITLVRDPFSTYLSHIFQNPQIIRPFLLDDDGILVKEKVEDHIEKVFSGPNPEKDFITNWFDEEFLKVTGIDIYEYPFDHEKGYVLIEGEQFNIAIIALESLDSNLAPVFKQLFKSNKDVSIERKNIRSKNDKSGFYKLLKQNIRVSREGLKEFYSTKYAKHFFSEEFRNKMINRWSKNEYA; from the coding sequence TTGCCACATCAGTTTCTATACCTTAAACATCGGCTGTTTGAGTTTTTTGGGCGCGAACCGATCATCGTTTATACAATGGGTAAAGTGGGATCATCTACTGTTTTTCATACTTTTCAAAAGCAGTACTATCTTCCTCTTGTCTATCATGTTCATCATCTTACTGATCGCTCCTATCAACGAGCTGTTGATAGGTACCAAAAGAATAACTTACCTATTAGTCCTAAAATAAACTTGATTACCTTCTTTAAAGGTAACTCAAGCCATATGTCTGCAAGTTGTATTTTAAAAAAAGATCAAATTATTAATTCAAACCGAAAATGGAATGTTATAACCTTGGTCAGGGATCCATTTTCAACATATTTATCCCATATTTTTCAAAATCCACAGATTATACGTCCATTTCTTTTGGATGATGATGGGATACTTGTTAAGGAGAAAGTTGAAGATCATATAGAAAAAGTTTTTTCAGGCCCAAATCCTGAAAAAGATTTTATTACCAATTGGTTTGATGAAGAGTTTTTGAAGGTTACCGGGATAGATATTTATGAATATCCTTTTGACCACGAGAAGGGATATGTTCTTATAGAAGGGGAGCAGTTTAATATTGCTATTATAGCATTAGAATCACTGGATAGTAATTTAGCACCTGTTTTTAAGCAACTATTTAAGAGTAATAAAGATGTTTCTATCGAGAGGAAAAATATTAGAAGCAAGAATGACAAATCAGGTTTTTATAAGCTGTTAAAGCAAAATATCAGGGTGTCCAGGGAGGGCTTAAAAGAATTTTACTCTACTAAATATGCTAAACATTTCTTTTCTGAGGAATTTAGAAATAAAATGATTAACAGGTGGTCCAAAAATGAATATGCTTAG
- a CDS encoding class I SAM-dependent methyltransferase — MLSKINRYFIPKLVTKRVRNLFLAAEKKKRIHTEKSIEKVRLASKHISNCELLLDRSDLLIKLKENAVVGEIGVANGDFTEQIIEKTQPEKLHLIDNWDKEKYNDEMYKNVRSKFSDHIKNKKVIIHRKLSTEVVDEFPDNYFDWIYLDTSHRYQLTKEELFKYSDKVKPGGIISGHDYSMGNWVNAVRYGVIEATHEFCVKYDWELIYLTVEPIENQSFALRKIKP, encoded by the coding sequence ATGTTATCTAAAATAAACAGATACTTCATCCCAAAGCTGGTAACAAAAAGGGTAAGAAATCTTTTTTTAGCAGCTGAGAAAAAAAAGCGAATTCATACGGAGAAAAGTATAGAAAAGGTCCGGTTGGCTTCAAAGCATATCTCCAACTGTGAATTACTATTAGATCGGTCAGATTTGTTAATAAAGTTAAAAGAAAATGCAGTTGTAGGTGAAATTGGAGTTGCCAACGGAGATTTCACTGAGCAGATAATTGAGAAAACGCAACCTGAAAAATTACACCTCATCGATAATTGGGACAAGGAAAAGTATAATGATGAGATGTATAAGAATGTTAGAAGTAAATTTAGTGATCATATTAAAAATAAGAAGGTGATTATTCATCGAAAACTATCTACTGAAGTAGTAGATGAATTTCCGGATAATTATTTTGACTGGATTTACCTTGATACAAGTCACAGGTATCAGTTGACGAAAGAGGAGCTTTTTAAATACTCCGACAAGGTCAAACCTGGAGGAATAATATCCGGTCACGATTATTCTATGGGGAATTGGGTTAATGCGGTAAGATATGGTGTAATTGAAGCAACACACGAGTTTTGTGTAAAGTATGATTGGGAACTCATCTATTTAACGGTTGAACCAATTGAAAATCAGAGTTTTGCTCTTAGAAAAATTAAACCGTAA
- a CDS encoding glycosyltransferase family 4 protein — MKEKKKILVYNHIFFLISETFVYQQARDLAQNFDVHVLSQKFQNPHGFDCSMLKTHLVKRPQSLVGRALGKLIRYWCGAHMNISLKSFLRFRKLVKDHNITAIHAHFGPNAIDILGYAKAFNIPLMVTFHGHDASTLLRDKEYKEKLPELFDYATGIIIVSRHMIETLELGPWISKVHVIPCSVDPTKFTIQKNNKSSEVVKIAHSGRVVPTKGVPDLVKVFSELADKYDNIELHIAGDGIELEDSKELARKYGHPEKIRFYGRVSQQEVKDLLNDADIFVLNSRTDDRGDMEGTPVSIMEAMCLKKPVVSTIHAGIPDVIEHGKNGLLAKEYANEELKDRIEKLIQNPEMRKQLGAKAKETVEESYTNRVMQEKINKVFASL; from the coding sequence ATGAAAGAAAAGAAAAAGATACTGGTCTATAACCACATATTTTTTCTGATAAGTGAGACGTTCGTTTATCAACAAGCAAGGGATTTAGCACAAAACTTTGATGTTCATGTACTTTCACAAAAGTTTCAAAACCCACATGGTTTTGATTGTTCTATGCTGAAAACGCATTTAGTAAAACGGCCACAATCGTTGGTAGGTCGTGCTTTGGGTAAATTGATACGCTACTGGTGTGGTGCTCATATGAATATATCCTTAAAGTCTTTTCTAAGGTTTAGAAAATTAGTTAAAGATCATAATATAACTGCTATACATGCCCATTTTGGTCCCAATGCGATAGATATCCTGGGATATGCAAAAGCTTTCAATATTCCCTTAATGGTGACTTTTCATGGCCATGATGCTTCTACATTACTTCGGGATAAAGAATACAAGGAAAAACTGCCAGAGCTTTTTGATTATGCTACAGGGATTATCATTGTGAGTCGACATATGATTGAAACCTTGGAGCTTGGTCCGTGGATTAGTAAAGTTCATGTTATTCCATGTTCAGTGGATCCTACTAAATTTACGATACAAAAGAACAATAAATCATCGGAGGTGGTAAAAATTGCTCACTCGGGGCGTGTTGTACCTACAAAGGGGGTTCCTGACTTAGTAAAAGTGTTTTCTGAGTTGGCAGATAAATATGACAACATTGAACTTCATATTGCAGGTGATGGTATAGAGCTTGAAGACTCCAAAGAATTGGCAAGAAAATATGGTCATCCTGAAAAAATTAGGTTCTACGGCAGGGTATCCCAACAGGAGGTCAAAGACCTGCTAAATGATGCAGATATATTTGTACTGAATAGCCGGACCGATGACAGGGGAGATATGGAAGGTACCCCGGTCTCTATCATGGAGGCGATGTGTCTTAAAAAGCCGGTTGTCTCAACGATCCATGCTGGAATTCCGGATGTAATAGAACATGGAAAAAATGGGTTGCTAGCAAAAGAATATGCAAATGAAGAGCTGAAAGACCGTATAGAAAAGCTTATCCAAAATCCGGAGATGAGAAAACAGCTCGGAGCAAAAGCTAAAGAAACGGTAGAGGAGTCGTATACGAATCGTGTTATGCAGGAGAAAATAAATAAGGTTTTTGCAAGCCTTTAA
- a CDS encoding glycosyltransferase — MLQASVVIPVYNEATELQKVLDALENQTFPRDKFEVIVVDNGSTDNTEELVRGYEKVKYLLQVEYLNSSYSSRNRGIEASKGEVIILLDGTVIPEKKWLEEGLNCMKKKNADIVTSNVRFDFGGKVTGGKLYDSNNATTRSQVKQRGVAVTASLFVQADLFKELGKFAEGTKTAEDGIWTWRATQRGYRLEFCGNSRAIKKAKSFGKLLKKQWREAKGYPVFWRLQGKHVPLYKKLIKSLLPYHPKKLDRLVKNVDFEVKLLHKIRLYFVAWTIWVTMSLGHIYGSYLLNKEDAEENRRVKELV; from the coding sequence ATGCTACAAGCATCAGTTGTAATTCCTGTGTATAATGAAGCCACAGAGCTTCAGAAGGTATTAGATGCGCTGGAAAACCAAACTTTCCCCAGAGATAAGTTTGAAGTTATTGTTGTCGATAATGGATCGACTGATAACACAGAAGAGTTAGTACGCGGATATGAAAAAGTAAAATATCTATTACAGGTTGAGTATCTGAATAGCTCTTATTCAAGTAGAAATAGAGGTATCGAAGCCTCAAAAGGAGAGGTGATTATACTGTTGGATGGGACTGTTATCCCGGAAAAAAAATGGCTTGAAGAAGGGTTGAATTGTATGAAGAAAAAGAATGCCGATATCGTAACCAGTAACGTACGATTTGATTTCGGGGGCAAGGTGACTGGGGGAAAATTATATGATTCCAATAATGCTACAACAAGAAGCCAAGTGAAGCAAAGAGGTGTTGCAGTCACTGCATCTTTATTTGTACAGGCTGATCTTTTTAAAGAACTGGGAAAATTTGCTGAAGGAACAAAAACGGCTGAAGATGGAATATGGACGTGGCGTGCTACACAAAGAGGGTATAGATTGGAGTTTTGTGGTAACTCCCGGGCCATTAAAAAAGCCAAGTCATTTGGAAAACTGTTGAAAAAGCAATGGAGAGAAGCAAAAGGATACCCGGTATTTTGGAGACTCCAGGGTAAACATGTACCTCTTTATAAGAAACTGATAAAAAGTTTACTTCCATATCATCCAAAAAAACTTGACCGGTTAGTTAAGAATGTTGATTTCGAGGTCAAGTTACTCCATAAGATAAGATTATACTTTGTTGCCTGGACAATATGGGTCACAATGTCGTTGGGACATATTTATGGAAGCTATTTATTGAATAAGGAAGATGCAGAGGAGAACCGAAGGGTAAAAGAGTTGGTTTGA
- a CDS encoding glycosyltransferase family A protein, which produces MSYKINILVSTIDSGIQDLDTVILDPKSNVKYIVSHQYTDEKYKKIPDFLEREDIIVSQIFGRGVTKSRNNAIRLADGEIGLFADDDVTYKESYFDRLEKRFKENPNLDVALFKIKTGRGEPEYKNYPNKVVQYTNAPSVGTVEMAFRIKKIRDKGICFDERFGAGQELLIGADESIFVQDCIDAGLKVKFFPEYIVGHPFESSVKTIPKYDKRRIWVTGGFDCRINGPIALVKAFLGTVKNLPDLLRHKKNPIAYFYHRISAVLYILKTNNNQRKL; this is translated from the coding sequence TTGAGTTATAAGATTAACATACTGGTTTCGACAATTGATTCAGGCATTCAAGATCTGGATACAGTTATTTTAGATCCCAAAAGTAATGTAAAGTATATCGTCTCACATCAATATACAGACGAGAAATATAAAAAAATTCCCGATTTTTTGGAGAGAGAGGATATTATAGTGTCTCAAATTTTTGGGAGGGGGGTAACAAAATCTCGAAACAATGCGATCCGACTTGCAGATGGCGAAATTGGTCTTTTTGCTGATGATGACGTTACCTACAAAGAGAGTTATTTTGACAGGCTGGAAAAGAGATTTAAGGAGAACCCTAATCTGGATGTAGCACTTTTCAAGATAAAGACTGGCCGGGGAGAACCTGAATATAAAAACTATCCCAATAAAGTTGTTCAGTATACAAATGCACCTTCAGTGGGTACTGTGGAAATGGCATTCCGCATAAAAAAAATTCGTGATAAAGGGATTTGTTTTGATGAACGGTTTGGGGCCGGTCAAGAGCTTTTAATTGGAGCAGATGAGAGTATCTTTGTACAAGATTGTATTGATGCAGGGCTGAAAGTGAAGTTTTTCCCTGAATATATCGTGGGTCATCCCTTTGAAAGTTCAGTAAAGACAATACCTAAATATGATAAACGTCGTATTTGGGTGACCGGTGGGTTTGACTGCAGAATAAATGGACCTATAGCTTTAGTAAAGGCTTTTTTAGGAACGGTAAAAAATTTGCCAGACTTGTTGCGGCACAAGAAAAATCCGATTGCGTATTTTTATCATCGAATTTCTGCTGTGCTTTACATCTTGAAAACTAACAATAATCAACGAAAATTATAA
- a CDS encoding sulfotransferase family protein, with protein sequence MDQEYKVDFMIVGSQKCGTTTLAEMLRRHPAIVSCDEKEPMFFCSSPNWQDEISDYHSLFQWKKGGMHFESSTSYTFYPYRDLKVWDRLYTYNPDLKIIYIVRHPIDRIISSYMHAYEQGHFDTGLEKTIVKNAFFLNVTRYATQIRPYIDRFGSENVQILFFEDLVQDPSAVVSELSKFLGISEKNFGDVQNIHSNKSVGGNKLHHRYKNPGIVLRIVRRFLPFVWKKITDNSDRAFKEKPQMDRQYQEMVLHLLRNEIDELEQITGRDLSTWRKINDCNFNGDIESVEPSWDRLKVHN encoded by the coding sequence ATGGATCAAGAGTATAAAGTGGATTTCATGATTGTTGGGTCCCAAAAATGTGGTACAACAACACTTGCAGAAATGCTGAGAAGGCACCCTGCAATTGTATCTTGCGATGAAAAAGAGCCAATGTTTTTCTGTTCTAGCCCAAATTGGCAAGATGAAATTTCTGATTACCACTCACTATTTCAGTGGAAAAAGGGGGGCATGCATTTTGAATCTTCCACCTCATATACCTTTTATCCATATCGAGATCTTAAAGTTTGGGATCGCCTGTATACTTACAATCCTGATCTTAAAATTATTTATATCGTTAGGCATCCGATCGACAGAATTATTTCTAGTTATATGCATGCATATGAGCAGGGACATTTTGATACTGGGCTTGAAAAAACAATTGTTAAAAACGCTTTCTTCTTGAATGTAACCCGATATGCTACACAAATTAGGCCTTATATCGATCGATTTGGGTCAGAAAACGTTCAAATCCTTTTTTTTGAGGATTTGGTCCAAGATCCAAGTGCTGTAGTTAGTGAGTTATCAAAATTTTTAGGGATTTCAGAAAAAAACTTTGGTGATGTGCAAAATATTCATTCTAATAAATCGGTAGGAGGAAATAAGTTACATCACAGATATAAAAATCCTGGTATTGTGCTTCGAATAGTTCGCCGGTTTTTGCCATTTGTGTGGAAGAAAATAACGGATAATTCTGATCGGGCTTTTAAAGAGAAGCCTCAAATGGATCGGCAATATCAAGAAATGGTTCTCCATTTACTAAGAAATGAGATCGATGAATTAGAACAAATAACGGGTAGAGATTTAAGTACATGGAGAAAAATCAATGACTGTAACTTCAACGGAGATATTGAATCTGTTGAGCCATCATGGGATAGACTTAAGGTACATAACTAA
- a CDS encoding glycosyltransferase family 2 protein → MTKEQKPLVTIGIPTYNRADGYLKNALESALQQTYPNIEIIVSDNCSPDNTEKLINSYKDERIKYFKHKKNIGANNNFNFCVEKANGMYFHMLHDDDLIDPDFIETCIGKVDSKPDAGLIRTGMRIIDGNGFLIAKRFNKISGQSFTDFIFEWFDDKTSPYLCNTLFKTEALREVGGFHSKTHLWNDVVAEMKIAAKYPRIEIEEIKASFRDHGDNRGSASRLKEWVEDSKFLLDVLCDLVPKKSNELIYLEGSKHFARLNYLKVKSLNEPSIKKLLTYWYIYKAFDFKHSPLGYILPTFLKPYYWKNKVKKLITSPG, encoded by the coding sequence ATGACTAAAGAACAAAAACCACTTGTGACCATTGGAATTCCAACCTACAACCGCGCCGATGGGTATTTAAAAAATGCCTTGGAAAGTGCTTTACAACAAACCTATCCAAATATTGAAATTATTGTCTCTGATAACTGTTCACCTGACAATACTGAAAAGCTTATTAACAGTTATAAAGATGAAAGAATCAAATATTTTAAGCACAAAAAAAATATAGGAGCAAATAACAACTTTAACTTTTGTGTGGAAAAAGCAAATGGCATGTATTTTCACATGCTCCATGATGATGATTTAATTGATCCCGATTTTATTGAGACTTGCATAGGCAAGGTTGATTCTAAGCCTGATGCAGGGCTAATCCGTACCGGCATGCGAATTATCGATGGAAACGGCTTTTTGATTGCCAAAAGATTCAATAAGATAAGCGGACAATCATTTACCGATTTTATCTTTGAATGGTTTGATGACAAGACCTCTCCCTACCTTTGTAACACCCTTTTTAAAACTGAAGCTCTACGTGAAGTAGGAGGATTCCATTCTAAAACTCATTTATGGAATGATGTTGTAGCAGAAATGAAAATAGCAGCAAAATATCCACGAATAGAAATAGAAGAAATTAAGGCTTCATTTAGAGATCACGGAGATAATCGCGGTTCAGCATCAAGATTGAAAGAATGGGTAGAAGACTCAAAATTTCTTTTGGATGTGTTATGTGATCTCGTCCCCAAAAAATCTAACGAGCTGATATACCTGGAAGGCTCCAAGCACTTTGCCAGGTTAAATTACCTAAAAGTTAAATCTCTGAACGAACCTTCCATTAAAAAACTACTGACATACTGGTATATTTATAAGGCTTTTGATTTTAAGCATTCACCATTGGGATATATACTTCCCACTTTCTTAAAGCCATATTATTGGAAGAACAAAGTTAAAAAGCTAATCACTTCACCAGGGTAA